A single region of the Streptomyces sp. NBC_00236 genome encodes:
- a CDS encoding ABC transporter ATP-binding protein — protein sequence MTSTTTGRPTEPGDGEESGAPESVAVAPAERAGDPFDRDDLPTPRGATRALLVSLLRPLRGRVVVAALFLLIQQAAVQAGPLLVAYAIDSGVPAFRDEDYGPLIAVALGYALCSAGAGAMQYAFIKASARVNQDVLLDLRGRIFRHAQALSVDFHERYTSGRLISRSTTDVESLRELLSEGLQELIGVILSFVSISLMLLWLDFGTGAVAVLSFVPLYLLVRLYQRRAAVIFAARSTAIAAVIVKFAETMNGIRPVQAFRREPVNDEVFRRLNHEHRRTNGDAMLENARYVVGSRLVANTAVAGIVLWGAYRVASGSLALGVLAAMVLYLRRLYDPIDRLSMFLNSYQSAAASLEKIAGLLAQTPTVPEALEPRELPASVDEHPGREVVFDGVRFAYRTGGEVLPRFDLTVPAGQTVAVVGSTGAGKSTLAKLLARFYDPTEGRVLLDGTDLRDLATPELRRGVVMVTQEAFLFSGTVAENIAIGSPDATRAEIEQAAKAIGAHDFIAGLPDGYDTDVRKRGGRISAGQRQLVAFARALLANPAVLILDEATSSLDIPGERAVQRAMDTVLHGRTAVVIAHRLSTVEIADRVLVMEHGRIVEDGAPAELIGGTGRFAGLHRAWRESLA from the coding sequence ATGACGAGCACCACGACCGGACGTCCCACGGAGCCGGGCGACGGCGAGGAGAGCGGGGCCCCGGAATCCGTGGCCGTCGCACCCGCCGAACGCGCCGGGGACCCCTTCGACCGCGACGACCTGCCCACCCCGCGCGGCGCCACCCGCGCACTGCTCGTGTCGCTGCTGCGGCCGCTGCGGGGCCGGGTCGTGGTCGCCGCGCTGTTCCTGCTCATCCAGCAGGCCGCAGTGCAGGCGGGGCCGTTGCTGGTGGCGTACGCCATCGACAGCGGGGTGCCCGCGTTCCGGGACGAGGACTACGGGCCGCTGATCGCGGTGGCCCTCGGCTACGCGCTCTGCTCGGCCGGTGCGGGCGCGATGCAGTACGCCTTCATCAAGGCCTCCGCCCGGGTCAACCAGGACGTGCTGCTCGATCTGCGGGGCCGGATCTTCCGCCATGCGCAGGCGCTGAGCGTGGACTTCCACGAGCGGTACACCTCGGGGCGGCTGATCTCCCGTTCCACCACCGATGTGGAGTCGTTGCGGGAGCTGCTCAGCGAGGGTCTCCAGGAACTGATCGGTGTCATCCTCTCCTTCGTCTCCATCTCCCTCATGCTGCTCTGGCTCGACTTCGGCACGGGCGCCGTCGCCGTGCTGTCCTTCGTGCCGCTGTATCTGCTGGTGCGGCTCTATCAGCGCCGGGCCGCGGTGATCTTCGCGGCGCGGTCGACGGCGATCGCGGCGGTGATCGTGAAGTTCGCGGAGACGATGAACGGGATCCGGCCCGTCCAGGCGTTCCGCCGCGAGCCCGTGAACGACGAGGTCTTCCGGAGGCTGAACCACGAACACCGGCGCACGAACGGCGACGCGATGCTGGAGAACGCGCGCTATGTCGTCGGCTCCCGGCTGGTGGCCAACACCGCTGTGGCCGGAATCGTACTGTGGGGTGCCTATCGCGTGGCCTCCGGAAGCCTCGCCCTCGGCGTGCTGGCCGCCATGGTCCTGTATCTGCGACGGCTCTACGACCCGATCGACCGGCTCAGCATGTTCCTCAACTCCTACCAGTCGGCGGCGGCTTCGCTGGAGAAGATCGCGGGGCTGCTGGCCCAGACGCCCACCGTCCCCGAGGCCCTGGAGCCTCGGGAGCTGCCGGCTTCGGTGGACGAACACCCGGGCCGCGAGGTGGTCTTCGACGGGGTGCGGTTCGCCTACCGCACGGGTGGTGAGGTGCTGCCGCGCTTCGATCTGACCGTTCCGGCGGGCCAGACGGTCGCCGTGGTCGGCTCGACGGGCGCGGGCAAGTCGACGCTGGCCAAGCTGCTGGCCCGCTTCTACGACCCGACCGAGGGACGGGTCCTGCTGGACGGTACCGATCTGCGGGACCTCGCCACCCCCGAGCTGCGGCGCGGGGTGGTCATGGTGACCCAGGAGGCCTTCCTGTTCTCCGGCACGGTCGCCGAGAACATCGCGATCGGCAGCCCGGACGCGACCCGTGCGGAGATCGAGCAGGCCGCCAAGGCGATCGGCGCCCATGACTTCATCGCCGGTCTGCCCGACGGGTACGACACGGACGTACGCAAGCGGGGCGGCCGGATCTCGGCAGGTCAGCGCCAGTTGGTCGCCTTCGCCCGCGCCCTGCTCGCCAATCCGGCGGTCCTGATCCTCGACGAGGCGACGAGTTCCCTGGACATCCCGGGTGAGCGGGCGGTGCAGCGGGCGATGGACACCGTGCTGCACGGCCGCACCGCGGTGGTCATCGCCCACCGGCTCTCGACCGTGGAGATCGCGGACCGGGTCCTGGTGATGGAGCACGGCCGCATCGTGGAGGACGGCGCCCCGGCCGAACTGATCGGCGGCACCGGCCGGTTCGCCGGTCTGCACCGGGCGTGGCGGGAGAGCCTGGCCTGA
- a CDS encoding ABC transporter ATP-binding protein: MPKEHAEPKDRSAAQSLLRLWPYVKPVRTRLFGAALIAIVASCLGLVIPLVLKWIVDGPVADRDPGGVWLGALFLLVLGITEAVLFGVRRWMVARPLAGVEASMRADLYRHLQRLPVAFHDRWSSGQLLSRGTTDLMLLRMFLVFPLTFLLVNTTTILIGFVILLFQEWTLGLVLLAPVVPLVIICSVFETTYSVVARRAQDQVGDLTTVVEESVLGIRIIKGFGRHRSQALAFRALSQRLRTTELGKARLLAGIWALITTIPELAIGAALVLGTIQVADGGLSAGTLVAFLSTALALRWPVESIGFLLAMSQESATATERFFEVMDVAEEEDTSVSGNAARDDRPEAGGMVFEGVGFRYPDAEEDSAPVLKRIDLRIRPGETMALVGATGSGKTTLTALVPRLHDATSGRITLDGEDITAMPRERLRELVSVAFEEPTLFSASVGENVLMGAVGGGEEELRRALSVAQADFVHDLPHGIDTQVGEQGLSLSGGQRQRLALARAVVGRPRFLVLDDPLSALDVHTETLVEAALRRVLEETTAIVVAHRPSTVMLADRVALLTEGRISAVGTHQELLRSNAEYAWLMSGAGVTGGGEPAAVSPSGPMADDLPGTHAPAEKSSTQ, translated from the coding sequence ATGCCCAAAGAACATGCAGAGCCCAAGGACCGGTCCGCCGCGCAGTCCCTGCTGCGGCTGTGGCCGTACGTGAAGCCGGTACGGACCCGTCTGTTCGGTGCCGCCCTGATCGCGATCGTCGCCTCGTGTCTCGGCCTGGTGATCCCGCTCGTACTGAAGTGGATCGTCGACGGCCCGGTCGCCGACCGGGACCCGGGCGGTGTCTGGCTCGGTGCGCTGTTCCTGCTGGTGCTGGGGATCACCGAGGCGGTCCTGTTCGGGGTACGGCGGTGGATGGTGGCGCGTCCGCTGGCCGGTGTCGAGGCGTCGATGCGGGCCGACCTCTACCGGCATCTGCAGCGGCTGCCGGTGGCGTTCCACGACCGGTGGTCCTCGGGTCAGCTGCTGTCACGCGGCACCACGGACCTGATGCTGCTGCGGATGTTCCTGGTCTTTCCGCTGACCTTTCTGCTGGTCAACACCACCACGATCCTGATCGGTTTCGTGATCCTGCTGTTCCAGGAGTGGACGCTCGGACTGGTGCTGCTCGCCCCGGTCGTGCCGCTGGTGATCATCTGCTCCGTCTTCGAGACCACGTACTCGGTGGTGGCGCGCAGGGCCCAGGACCAGGTGGGCGATCTGACCACCGTGGTCGAGGAGAGCGTGCTCGGCATCCGCATCATCAAGGGCTTCGGGCGGCACCGAAGCCAGGCGCTCGCCTTCCGGGCGCTCTCCCAGCGGCTGCGCACCACGGAACTCGGCAAGGCGCGGCTGCTCGCGGGTATCTGGGCGCTCATCACGACGATCCCCGAACTCGCGATCGGGGCCGCGCTGGTGCTCGGCACGATCCAGGTCGCGGACGGGGGCCTGTCGGCGGGCACCCTGGTCGCCTTCCTCTCCACGGCGCTGGCGCTGCGGTGGCCGGTGGAGTCGATCGGCTTCCTGCTCGCGATGAGCCAGGAGTCGGCGACGGCCACGGAGCGGTTCTTCGAGGTCATGGACGTGGCCGAAGAGGAGGACACCTCGGTGTCCGGGAACGCTGCTCGCGATGACCGCCCCGAGGCCGGCGGCATGGTCTTCGAGGGGGTCGGGTTCCGCTACCCGGACGCGGAGGAGGATTCCGCCCCCGTCCTGAAGCGGATCGATCTGCGGATCCGGCCGGGCGAGACGATGGCCCTGGTCGGGGCCACCGGATCCGGCAAGACCACGCTCACCGCGCTCGTTCCCCGGCTGCACGACGCCACGTCGGGGCGGATCACGCTGGACGGCGAGGACATCACCGCCATGCCGCGTGAGCGGCTGCGCGAGCTGGTGTCGGTGGCGTTCGAGGAGCCGACGCTCTTCTCCGCGAGCGTCGGGGAGAACGTGCTGATGGGCGCCGTCGGCGGGGGCGAGGAGGAGTTGCGGCGGGCCCTGTCGGTCGCGCAGGCCGACTTCGTCCACGATCTGCCGCACGGCATCGACACGCAGGTCGGCGAGCAGGGCCTCAGCCTCTCGGGCGGCCAGCGCCAGCGTCTCGCGCTGGCGAGGGCCGTCGTCGGCCGGCCGCGGTTCCTGGTGCTGGACGATCCGCTCTCCGCGCTGGACGTGCACACGGAGACGCTGGTCGAGGCGGCGCTGCGGCGCGTGCTGGAGGAGACCACGGCGATCGTGGTCGCGCACCGGCCGTCCACCGTGATGCTCGCCGACCGGGTGGCGCTCCTGACGGAGGGCCGGATCAGCGCGGTCGGCACCCATCAGGAACTGCTGCGCAGCAACGCCGAGTACGCCTGGCTGATGTCCGGCGCGGGCGTCACGGGCGGCGGGGAACCCGCTGCCGTGTCCCCTTCGGGACCGATGGCCGATGACCTTCCGGGCACCCACGCCCCTGCCGAGAAGAGCAGCACGCAATGA
- a CDS encoding response regulator transcription factor, with amino-acid sequence MDREPARVITLIVVDDHPVVRDGLRGMFASAAEFRVLGEAADGVEGVDMAVRLDPDVVLMDLRMPGGGGVAAITELTRRGARSKVLVLTTYDTDSDTLPAIEAGATGYLLKDAPRDELFTAVRAAADGRTVLSPAVASRLISRVRTPAAPGHEALSAREREVIGLVARGTSNREIAAELFISEATVKTHLTHVFAKLGAKDRAAAVAVAYERGILG; translated from the coding sequence ATGGACCGGGAACCCGCACGCGTCATCACGTTGATCGTCGTCGACGACCACCCCGTCGTACGGGACGGACTGCGCGGCATGTTCGCGTCGGCGGCGGAGTTCCGGGTGCTGGGCGAGGCGGCCGACGGTGTCGAGGGCGTCGACATGGCCGTCCGGCTCGACCCCGACGTCGTGCTCATGGACCTGCGGATGCCGGGCGGCGGCGGAGTCGCGGCGATCACCGAACTGACCCGGCGCGGCGCCCGTTCCAAGGTCCTGGTCCTCACCACGTACGACACCGACTCCGACACCCTGCCCGCGATCGAGGCGGGCGCCACCGGCTATCTGCTCAAGGACGCGCCCCGCGACGAGCTCTTCACCGCCGTCCGCGCCGCCGCCGACGGCCGCACCGTCCTCTCGCCCGCCGTCGCCTCCCGGCTGATCTCACGGGTGCGCACCCCGGCCGCGCCCGGCCACGAGGCGCTGTCCGCGCGCGAGCGCGAGGTGATCGGACTCGTCGCCAGGGGGACGTCCAACCGCGAGATCGCCGCCGAACTGTTCATCAGCGAGGCGACCGTGAAGACCCATCTCACCCATGTCTTCGCCAAACTGGGTGCCAAGGACCGGGCGGCCGCGGTCGCGGTGGCCTACGAACGCGGCATCCTCGGCTGA
- a CDS encoding ABC transporter permease has protein sequence MATANTVPAPRTAPSRASLAVLRSEARLFLREPGSLFWILAFPAVLLTILGLIPSFREHDDALGGRRVIDLYVPVAVLLAMIMAGLQAMPPVLTGYRERGILRRMSTTPVRPSAVLGAQIVLHGAAALGSTLLVTAVGRIAFGVRLPGQPFGYLLGLLMAVACVLALGALVCAVSRTTKMAAAVGSVVFFVMMFTAGVWVPVQSMPGTLRRIVEATPFGAASQVLDRAAAGAWPSWVFLGVLALWTVLAAAAAIRTFRWE, from the coding sequence ATGGCCACGGCGAACACCGTCCCCGCGCCCCGCACCGCCCCCTCGCGCGCCTCGCTCGCGGTCCTGAGGTCCGAGGCCCGGCTCTTCCTCCGCGAACCGGGAAGTCTGTTCTGGATCCTCGCCTTCCCGGCCGTACTCCTGACGATCCTCGGTCTGATCCCGTCCTTCCGGGAGCACGACGACGCGCTCGGCGGGCGCCGCGTCATCGACCTGTACGTCCCCGTGGCCGTACTGCTCGCCATGATCATGGCCGGTCTGCAGGCGATGCCGCCCGTGCTCACCGGCTACCGCGAACGCGGGATCCTGCGGCGCATGTCCACCACCCCCGTGCGGCCCTCCGCGGTGCTCGGCGCGCAGATCGTCCTGCACGGCGCCGCCGCGCTCGGCTCCACCCTGCTCGTGACGGCAGTCGGCCGGATCGCCTTCGGAGTTCGGCTGCCCGGACAGCCGTTCGGCTATCTGCTCGGGCTGTTGATGGCCGTCGCCTGCGTGCTGGCGCTGGGCGCGCTGGTCTGCGCCGTCTCGCGCACCACCAAGATGGCGGCCGCCGTCGGCTCGGTCGTCTTCTTCGTGATGATGTTCACCGCAGGTGTCTGGGTGCCGGTGCAGTCCATGCCCGGCACGCTCCGCCGGATCGTCGAGGCCACCCCGTTCGGCGCGGCGTCCCAGGTGCTGGACCGCGCGGCCGCCGGTGCCTGGCCGAGCTGGGTGTTCCTGGGGGTGCTGGCGCTGTGGACCGTCCTGGCAGCGGCGGCCGCGATCCGTACGTTCCGATGGGAGTAG
- a CDS encoding sensor histidine kinase yields the protein MNPRQATAEQWWERFFRQGPYALLALATVVSAVTSGLLMSRTDVYAAALLLPAALALQFLWSRGPAEQGSRAARAYFVVRTLLALGLTWCNPFFSIYAVLGYFDAGRLLPPRGMRAGLLAIAVIMAGSQSGSGLPPVTLMNWVVFAIVLAVHVSLTMVFAQIGNREAEQARTRTDTITALESANARLEQALAENAGLHAQLLVQAREAGVADERSRLAAEIHDTIAQGLTGIIAQLQAVTSTAGTDPALAGEHLARAAALARHSLGEARRSVHNLLPSALEHDDLPGALKKTVTTWSERTGVRAEFTVTGTAEPLHDEVGATLLRIAEEALANAARHAGASRAGVTLSYMGDEISLDVRDDGRGFDPAALPPYRGAGGFGLGGMRARAERIAGTVEVETGPGLGTAVCARVPMVRQSQDPSAQYGGPPWTGNPHASSR from the coding sequence ATGAATCCGAGGCAGGCCACGGCCGAACAGTGGTGGGAGCGGTTCTTCCGGCAGGGACCGTACGCGCTGCTCGCTCTGGCCACCGTGGTCTCGGCCGTCACCAGCGGGCTCCTCATGTCCCGCACGGACGTGTACGCCGCCGCGCTGCTGCTCCCGGCCGCGCTCGCCCTGCAGTTCCTGTGGAGCCGGGGCCCGGCCGAGCAGGGATCACGCGCGGCCCGGGCCTACTTCGTCGTCCGCACCCTGCTGGCCCTCGGGCTGACCTGGTGCAACCCGTTCTTCTCGATCTACGCCGTGCTCGGCTACTTCGACGCCGGCCGGCTGCTGCCGCCACGGGGCATGCGGGCCGGGCTGCTGGCCATCGCCGTCATCATGGCGGGGTCGCAGTCCGGCAGCGGGCTGCCGCCCGTCACCCTCATGAACTGGGTCGTCTTCGCCATCGTGCTGGCCGTGCACGTGAGCCTCACCATGGTCTTCGCCCAGATCGGCAACCGGGAGGCCGAGCAGGCGCGTACCCGGACCGACACCATCACCGCCCTGGAGTCGGCCAACGCCCGGCTCGAACAGGCCCTGGCGGAGAACGCCGGGCTGCACGCCCAACTCCTCGTCCAGGCGCGTGAGGCAGGGGTGGCCGACGAGCGGAGCCGGCTGGCCGCCGAGATCCACGACACCATCGCCCAAGGACTCACCGGCATCATCGCCCAGCTCCAGGCCGTGACCTCCACGGCCGGGACCGACCCCGCGCTCGCCGGTGAGCACCTCGCCCGGGCCGCCGCACTGGCCCGGCACAGCCTCGGCGAGGCGCGCCGCTCCGTGCACAACCTCCTCCCGTCCGCGCTGGAGCACGACGACCTGCCCGGCGCCCTGAAGAAGACCGTGACCACCTGGTCGGAACGGACCGGGGTCCGGGCCGAGTTCACCGTCACCGGCACCGCCGAGCCGCTGCACGACGAGGTGGGCGCCACCCTGCTGCGCATCGCGGAGGAGGCCCTGGCCAACGCGGCCCGGCACGCCGGGGCGTCCCGGGCCGGCGTCACCCTGTCCTACATGGGCGACGAGATATCGCTGGACGTGCGGGACGACGGCCGCGGCTTCGACCCGGCCGCGCTGCCGCCGTACCGGGGCGCCGGCGGATTCGGGCTGGGCGGCATGCGGGCGCGCGCCGAACGCATCGCGGGCACGGTCGAGGTGGAGACCGGCCCCGGCCTCGGCACCGCGGTCTGTGCCCGGGTCCCCATGGTCCGTCAGTCCCAGGATCCATCGGCACAGTACGGTGGGCCCCCATGGACCGGGAACCCGCACGCGTCATCACGTTGA
- a CDS encoding ABC transporter ATP-binding protein, protein MAIIEVNGVRKTYAGRPVVDGVSFSVDEGEIFGILGPNGAGKTTTVECVEGLRVPDAGTVRVAGLDPVADHDAVTLLLGAQLQESELQPKITVGEALELYSAFYPHPADWRPLAERLGLHTTLTTRFGKLSGGQKQRLSIALALVGNPRVVVLDELTTGLDPRARRDTWQLIEEVRDSGVTVVLVTHFMEEAQRLCDRIAVIDRGRLAALDTPSGLISRAGSSTAISFTPSEPLPDAELSGLPGATSYENRNGRISLNGTDETVNAVISLLARLRITAHRLRVAEATLDDAFLDLTEHPSPADERGLTEQAA, encoded by the coding sequence ATGGCAATCATCGAAGTGAACGGGGTGCGCAAGACCTACGCCGGCCGCCCCGTGGTCGACGGAGTGAGCTTCTCCGTGGACGAGGGGGAGATCTTCGGGATCCTCGGCCCCAACGGCGCGGGCAAGACCACCACCGTCGAATGCGTCGAGGGGCTACGGGTTCCCGACGCCGGTACGGTCCGGGTCGCCGGTCTCGACCCCGTCGCCGACCACGACGCCGTGACCCTCCTGCTGGGCGCGCAGCTCCAGGAGAGCGAACTCCAGCCGAAGATCACGGTGGGCGAGGCGCTGGAGCTGTACAGCGCGTTCTACCCGCACCCCGCCGACTGGCGCCCGCTCGCCGAACGGCTCGGGCTGCACACCACGCTCACCACCCGGTTCGGCAAGCTCTCCGGCGGGCAGAAACAGCGCCTGTCCATCGCACTGGCACTCGTCGGCAACCCCCGGGTGGTGGTCCTCGACGAGCTGACCACCGGACTGGACCCGCGTGCACGGCGTGACACCTGGCAGCTGATCGAAGAGGTACGGGACAGCGGGGTCACGGTGGTGCTGGTCACCCACTTCATGGAGGAGGCCCAGCGCCTCTGCGACCGCATCGCCGTGATCGACCGGGGCAGGCTCGCCGCCCTCGACACCCCGTCCGGACTGATCTCCAGGGCCGGCAGCTCCACCGCCATCTCCTTCACGCCCTCCGAGCCGCTCCCCGACGCCGAACTGTCCGGACTGCCCGGTGCGACCTCGTACGAGAACAGGAACGGACGGATCTCCCTCAACGGCACCGACGAGACCGTCAACGCCGTCATCTCGCTGCTGGCCCGGCTCCGGATCACCGCGCACCGCCTCCGGGTCGCCGAAGCCACGCTCGACGACGCGTTCCTCGACCTGACCGAGCACCCGAGCCCCGCGGACGAGCGCGGACTGACAGAACAGGCAGCCTGA
- a CDS encoding alginate lyase family protein: MRTGTIGRGLGLATALAALLTGIFMAPASAGRAAPDRAPAAPRAAAPAAFTHPGVLVSRPQLDFVRARVQAGAQPWKGAYDQMMGSKYASLSRTARPRAVVECGSYSNPNYGCTDEREDAIAAYTLSLAWYVTQDSRYAVKAIEIMDAWSAVIKDHTNSNAPLQTGWAGSSWPRAAEIIKYTYSGWPNAGRFATMLRTVYLPKVINGSNSNGNWELSMTEAAIGISVFLEDRTSYDKAVSKFRGRVPAYIYVTADGSLPKAAPGSGLDTRDEIIRYWQGQSTFMDGLSQETCRDLTHTGYGLSAISHIAETSRIQGQDLYPEIADRLRHALGLHAKYQLGAAVPSSLCGGSLKDSLGPVTEVGFNALHHRMGIAMTNTQTLTEQQRPAGSNNLFVAWETLTHANNPN, translated from the coding sequence ATGCGCACCGGAACCATCGGGCGCGGCCTCGGCCTCGCCACCGCCCTCGCGGCCCTGCTCACCGGCATCTTCATGGCACCGGCCTCGGCCGGCCGCGCCGCCCCGGACCGGGCACCCGCAGCGCCACGGGCCGCCGCCCCCGCGGCCTTCACCCATCCCGGCGTGCTCGTCAGCCGCCCCCAGCTCGACTTCGTGCGCGCCAGGGTGCAGGCCGGCGCACAGCCCTGGAAGGGCGCGTACGACCAGATGATGGGGAGCAAGTACGCCTCGCTGAGCCGGACGGCCAGACCTCGCGCCGTCGTGGAGTGCGGCTCGTACTCCAATCCCAACTACGGCTGCACCGACGAGCGCGAGGACGCGATAGCCGCGTACACGCTCTCGCTGGCCTGGTACGTCACCCAGGACAGCCGCTACGCGGTGAAGGCGATCGAGATCATGGACGCCTGGTCGGCCGTGATCAAGGACCACACCAACAGCAACGCCCCCCTGCAGACCGGCTGGGCAGGATCCTCCTGGCCGCGGGCGGCCGAGATCATCAAGTACACCTACAGCGGCTGGCCGAACGCGGGCCGCTTCGCCACCATGCTGCGCACCGTCTACCTCCCGAAGGTCATCAACGGGTCGAACAGCAACGGCAACTGGGAACTGAGCATGACCGAGGCCGCGATCGGCATCTCCGTCTTCCTGGAGGACCGGACCTCGTACGACAAGGCCGTGAGCAAGTTCCGCGGACGTGTCCCCGCGTACATCTATGTGACCGCGGACGGTTCGCTGCCGAAGGCCGCACCCGGCAGCGGTCTGGACACCCGTGACGAGATCATCCGCTACTGGCAGGGCCAGTCGACCTTCATGGACGGTCTCTCGCAGGAGACCTGCCGCGATCTGACCCACACCGGATACGGCCTGTCCGCGATCTCGCACATTGCCGAGACCAGCCGGATCCAGGGACAGGACCTCTACCCGGAGATCGCCGACCGGCTGCGCCACGCCCTCGGCCTGCACGCCAAGTACCAGCTGGGGGCGGCCGTTCCGTCGTCGCTCTGCGGGGGGTCGCTCAAGGACAGCCTCGGGCCGGTCACCGAGGTCGGCTTCAACGCGCTGCACCACCGGATGGGCATCGCGATGACCAACACCCAGACCCTCACCGAACAGCAGCGGCCCGCCGGGTCCAACAATCTGTTCGTCGCCTGGGAGACCCTGACCCACGCGAACAACCCGAACTGA
- a CDS encoding M4 family metallopeptidase, translated as MRSTLSRRTTATGALIAAAALLAVGVQTGTATATPGGGAQAAPSASQPNPGALAKQLSPSQRAELIREASAGTSAAAKKLGLGSQEKLVVKDVIQDNDGTTHTRYERTFGGLPVLGGDLVVQESKSGATKSVTKASRTTSAQLKAVDLTADVAPATAEKQAVGLAKADGSSKTAADKAPRKVIWMASGTPQLAYETVVGGLQEDGTPNALHVITDATSGAKLYEWQAIENGVGNTEYSGQVTLGTAPSYTLTDTTRGNHKTYNLNHGTSGTGTLFSGSDDVWGNGLASNAETAAADAHYGAAETWDYYKNVHGRNGIKGDGVGAYSRVHYGNNYVNAFWDDSCFCMTYGDGSGNASPLTALDVAAHEMTHGVTSNTADLNYSGESGGLNEATSDIFATAVEFYANNTTDKGDYLIGEKIDINGDGTPLRYQDKPSKDGASKDAWYSGIGNVDVHYSSGPANHFFYLLSEGSGAKTINGVSYDSPTSDGLPVTGIGRDKAALIWFKALTTKFTSTTNYAAARTGTLAAAGELYGTTSAEYTAVANAWAGINVGTRPGGGTDPGGTVFENTTAVSIPDRGSAVTSSVNVTGRTGNAPSTLKVGVDITHTYRGDLVIDLVAPDGTAYRLKNSSSSDSADNVQTTYTVNASSEAANGTWKLKVQDVYSGDTGKINSFKLTF; from the coding sequence GTGAGATCCACGCTCAGCCGTCGTACCACCGCGACCGGCGCTCTGATAGCCGCAGCAGCCCTCCTCGCCGTAGGAGTCCAGACCGGCACCGCCACCGCCACACCGGGCGGCGGAGCACAGGCCGCCCCCTCGGCCTCACAGCCCAATCCCGGCGCACTGGCCAAGCAGCTCTCGCCCTCGCAGCGGGCGGAGCTGATCCGTGAAGCGAGCGCCGGCACCTCGGCCGCGGCCAAGAAGCTCGGGCTCGGCTCGCAGGAGAAGCTCGTCGTCAAGGACGTCATCCAGGACAACGACGGCACCACGCACACCCGGTACGAGCGCACCTTCGGCGGACTCCCCGTCCTCGGCGGCGACCTCGTCGTCCAGGAGTCGAAGTCCGGCGCGACGAAGAGCGTCACCAAGGCGTCCAGGACCACCTCGGCGCAGCTCAAGGCCGTCGACCTGACCGCGGACGTGGCCCCGGCCACCGCCGAGAAGCAGGCCGTCGGCCTGGCCAAGGCGGACGGTTCGTCGAAGACCGCGGCCGACAAGGCGCCCCGCAAGGTCATCTGGATGGCGTCGGGCACACCGCAGCTCGCCTACGAGACCGTCGTCGGCGGACTGCAGGAGGACGGCACCCCGAACGCCCTCCACGTCATCACCGATGCCACCTCCGGAGCGAAGCTCTACGAGTGGCAGGCCATCGAGAACGGCGTCGGCAACACGGAGTACAGCGGGCAGGTCACACTCGGCACCGCCCCGTCGTACACGCTGACCGACACCACCCGCGGCAACCACAAGACGTACAACCTGAACCACGGTACGTCCGGCACCGGCACCCTCTTCTCCGGCTCCGACGACGTCTGGGGCAACGGCCTCGCCTCGAACGCGGAGACCGCGGCGGCGGACGCGCACTACGGCGCGGCCGAGACGTGGGACTACTACAAGAACGTCCACGGCCGCAACGGCATCAAGGGCGACGGCGTCGGCGCGTACTCCCGCGTCCACTACGGCAACAACTACGTCAACGCCTTCTGGGACGACAGCTGCTTCTGCATGACGTACGGCGACGGCAGCGGCAACGCCTCCCCGCTGACCGCGCTGGACGTGGCCGCGCACGAGATGACGCACGGCGTCACCTCCAACACCGCGGACCTGAACTACAGCGGTGAGTCCGGCGGCCTCAACGAGGCGACCAGCGACATCTTCGCCACCGCCGTCGAGTTCTACGCGAACAACACCACCGACAAGGGCGACTACCTCATCGGTGAGAAGATCGACATCAACGGCGACGGCACCCCGCTGCGCTACCAGGACAAGCCGAGCAAGGACGGCGCGTCCAAGGACGCCTGGTACTCGGGCATCGGGAACGTCGACGTGCACTACTCGTCGGGCCCGGCCAACCACTTCTTCTACCTCCTCTCGGAGGGAAGCGGCGCCAAGACCATCAACGGCGTCTCCTACGACTCCCCGACCTCCGACGGTCTGCCGGTGACCGGCATCGGCCGCGACAAGGCCGCGCTGATCTGGTTCAAGGCGCTCACCACCAAGTTCACCTCCACGACCAACTACGCGGCCGCCCGCACGGGCACGCTCGCCGCGGCCGGTGAGCTCTACGGCACGACCAGCGCCGAGTACACCGCAGTCGCCAACGCCTGGGCCGGCATCAACGTCGGTACCCGTCCCGGCGGCGGCACCGACCCGGGCGGCACGGTCTTCGAGAACACCACCGCCGTCTCCATCCCGGACCGCGGTTCGGCCGTCACCAGCTCGGTCAACGTCACCGGCCGCACCGGCAACGCCCCCAGCACCCTCAAGGTCGGCGTGGACATCACCCACACCTACCGCGGTGACCTGGTCATCGACCTGGTCGCCCCGGACGGCACCGCCTACCGCCTGAAGAACTCCTCGTCGAGCGACTCGGCGGACAACGTCCAGACCACGTACACCGTCAACGCCTCCTCGGAGGCGGCGAACGGCACCTGGAAGCTGAAGGTCCAGGACGTCTACTCGGGCGACACCGGCAAGATCAACAGCTTCAAGCTGACCTTCTGA